Proteins from a single region of Pseudodesulfovibrio portus:
- a CDS encoding 4Fe-4S dicluster domain-containing protein yields MTVMPKPMNPDVREFLDKFDFSACMSCGTCSNGCPVTGTPGMEGWDTRTAMRMLAYGMVDEVVDSNFPWLCTGCGRCAYSCPMGIDIPAVMAHMKSLRDRDKVPGTLHQGMQNNVDTGNNLAISREEYLEGMAELGVDMAEECPGFYVPVDKANARILFGAVPDNSVGVSVWQCERAV; encoded by the coding sequence ATGACGGTCATGCCCAAGCCCATGAACCCGGACGTCCGGGAATTCCTCGACAAGTTCGATTTCAGCGCCTGTATGTCCTGCGGGACCTGTTCCAACGGGTGCCCGGTCACCGGGACGCCCGGCATGGAGGGGTGGGACACGCGCACGGCCATGCGCATGCTTGCCTACGGCATGGTGGACGAGGTGGTGGATTCCAATTTCCCCTGGCTGTGCACCGGTTGCGGGCGGTGCGCCTACTCCTGCCCCATGGGCATCGACATCCCGGCGGTCATGGCGCACATGAAGTCCCTGCGCGACCGCGACAAGGTGCCGGGCACCCTGCATCAGGGCATGCAGAACAACGTGGATACCGGCAACAACCTGGCCATATCCAGGGAGGAATACCTGGAAGGCATGGCCGAGCTGGGGGTGGATATGGCAGAGGAGTGCCCCGGCTTCTATGTTCCGGTGGACAAGGCGAACGCCAGGATATTGTTTGGGGCTGTACCAGATAACTCCGTTGGGGTATCGGTATGGCAATGCGAAAGAGCCGTTTAG